The following proteins are encoded in a genomic region of Mycobacterium kiyosense:
- a CDS encoding hypothetical protein (frameshifted, deletion at around 536311), whose product MLANTRAEIVEVLDACDAAVERLCELRFEVLSTPERMAILERLETVVRRLPVPQHQLLNQLAAVSKEELGDTLRNALADRLRITTSEAGRRIGDAADLGERHGLTGEPLAPRLEATAAAQRQGRIGSGHVNEIRDFVKHLPTEVDAGAREQAEADLAGQAAAMRPDQLKDYALTLLAYLHPDGEFSDDERARKRGLSLGKQDPDGMSKLTGWITPPCAPPWKPPGPNWPPPASPTPRTTCPTSTRASRTPKRSAATPAVPLSVSMMGCTPG is encoded by the coding sequence ATGCTTGCGAACACGCGTGCGGAGATCGTCGAGGTTCTCGACGCGTGCGATGCGGCGGTCGAGCGGTTGTGCGAGTTGCGGTTTGAGGTGCTGAGCACCCCGGAGCGGATGGCGATCCTGGAGCGCTTGGAGACGGTGGTGCGGCGGCTGCCGGTGCCGCAGCATCAGTTGTTGAATCAGCTCGCCGCGGTGAGCAAGGAGGAGTTGGGTGACACCCTGCGTAACGCGCTGGCCGATCGGCTGCGGATCACGACTTCGGAGGCTGGCCGGCGGATCGGCGACGCCGCCGATCTCGGTGAACGGCATGGTTTGACGGGGGAGCCGTTGGCGCCGCGGTTGGAGGCCACCGCCGCCGCCCAACGCCAGGGCCGTATCGGTAGCGGCCACGTGAACGAGATCCGCGACTTCGTCAAACACTTACCGACGGAAGTGGATGCCGGTGCCCGCGAGCAGGCCGAAGCCGACCTGGCCGGCCAAGCCGCCGCCATGCGCCCCGACCAACTCAAGGACTACGCCCTCACGCTGCTGGCCTACCTGCACCCCGACGGGGAATTCTCCGACGACGAACGCGCCCGCAAGCGCGGCCTGAGTCTGGGCAAACAAGACCCCGACGGCATGTCCAAACTCACCGGCTGGATCACCCCGCCCTGCGCGCCGCCCTGGAAGCCGCCTGGGCCAAACTGGCCGCCCCCGGCATCGCCAACCCCGAGGACCACCTGCCCCACATCGACGAGGGCGAGCCGGACCCCGAAGCGGTCCGCCGCGACACCCGCGGTACCGCTCAGCGTCAGCATGATGGGCTGCACGCCGGGCTGA